CAGCCGGTTGAGGCGGTAGTAGGCCGCCAGAAACTCGATCTGCTGCCGCCCGTCAGCATCGCTCGTGTCCGCCGCAGGCCAGGCGCCGCCGTCGCACGCCGGCATCGCCCCTGGATCCGCCGGCCCGCCGCCCCCCCGCGGATCCGTCACGAATTCCTCGAATGTGTCCGCCATGAGCATCGATTCCGTCGCCCTGCCTTTAATGCGTCGTTTCCGTGTCCAGAGGGACACCCGACTTCATCCCCGCATATTCCACGCCCGCCCACGACGGCAGGCAGTTCTCCTCCCCCAGCAGTCTCAGGATCATCCCGACATCCCAAACCCGCAGTTGCCCGTCTTCGCCAATCGCCCCCAGCCAGCGATCCCCTCCTGCAAACCGCAGCCGCTCAAACCTCGAAAACGCCCCCGCCCCCAATAACACCACCGGCCTTAGTCGAGGTGACTCCTCCACCCTGAAGTGTCCCAGGACTATTCCTCCCGAACTCAGCGCGCCGGCCGCCACCACCCCCGTCCGCTGGACCGCCAGTTCCATCAGCGAATCCTCCCCCCATTCCCCATCCACCCGCACGGCCGGGTTCGCCCCGATAACATCCACCACCAGCACCTCCCCTCCACCGCTCACCACACACCAACGGTTCCCGACAAACGCCACACGGCGCCCGCTTCCGGGGAGTGCCGCCGCAACCCGGTCCCCCCACCCCGCACCCCAGACCCGCAGCCCCTCATCCACCCAGGCAATCCTCCCCCCATCCCCCGACATCGCCAGATCCTCCACCCCGCCCCCTCCCGGACGTTCCATCTCCACGACCTCCCCACCCCCAAGCTCAGCCCATTGGATCCGGCCCCTGCGCACCATCGCAGCCCGGCTCTTTCCCACGTTCAACACAATGCGGGCCGGTGCCTCCTCTGGATCCACCTCCCTGAATGCGCGGCTCAATGGCAGAGCGCCCCGGTTCAGGGTTCCTCCATCCCAGACCAGACCGAGATCCCCGAACCGCGAGGACGCCACCAGGCTTGTCGGCGTCAGGAACCGTACCCCGCGACTCATGGCAGCCGTTCCCGATGCCGCATGCTCGCGCCGGTTCCCATCAAACACCGTCACACCCCCCGAACCCGCACAGGCCACCAGGATTCCGTCAGGTGCCACGTCAAAATCCTCGATCCGGCCCAGCCGCTGGCTGGCGAAGGCGCGGGTGACCGGACTCGGAACGCGGCGGAGCGCCCCGACGCCGCCATCCTCCCGATGAATCACGAGGTCGTCTCCCCGCCGCCCCAGGGCCACAGGACGGGAACCGCGGGTGACGGCGACCGACGGGCGCCCGGTCAGCACATCGAAACAGTACACACCGCCGGCCTCATCCGCCGCCACGAGATAGCCGTCGCGGGGAAAGCGTGCGAGAAGCTCCCACTGCCTCGGATGCCCCGCCTCGCTGTCACCCTTCGCCGGATACCGGGCCAGCGGTCGATCCACCCGGACCGCACGTTGTCCCCCCTCCTCGATGCCCCAGGCGTACAGGTACGCATCCGCAGCGGCAGCAATCATCCGGTTCGATGCGGTCCATATCGCCTTCCGCACCGGTGCCGGGTGATACGCGCATACCGCGATCCGGCCGACACTCAACTCCCACACCAGCAGTTCCAGCGAATGGAGGCTCCACTGGGCCAGAAGCCGGTCGTCCGGACTGAACGCCAGGCCTGTGGGCGGACGGGATCGCACACCGGAATCGTCGCCCGCCAGAATTCCGCTCACAGCCCAATCCGGGGCCGCCCGCAGTTCAACCCCGCCTTCGTTCCAGCCGTCCGCAAGACCCACCGCGAGTATATCCCCCCGCGTGTTCCACCCCAACGAAAGTGGCGGACCCCCGAGGGCGATCCGGGCCTCCTCGGTCCCGTCGCTCCCATTCAGGAGAATGACCTGCCGCCGCCACCCGACCGCCGCACGCGCCGCCATCGGCGCCAGCGCCAGCACCGCGGGCTGCTCCAATTCCACCTCGCTCCGCCACAGCCGCCTCCCGTCCAGCCCGTCGATCAAGTCCACCCCGCCCCCCGCCACCTGTCGCAGCAGGAATCTCGAACTCCCCTCAAGCACCGCCTGCAGCCCCCGCCCGTCCAACGCCAAACCCTTCCCCTCCTCAATCGACCAGTCCTCCAACTCAAGAACCCGCACATAGGCATCCGCCATCCGTCGCCGCTCGTCGTCCGACCGGGCCTCCACCCGCGCAAGGACGCTCCGAACCGATTCAATACGGTTCGGCGCCTCACTCGTCGCCAATCGTGCCAGTTCGTTGAGCTGGCTCGACTGGGCGTTGATCCGGGCTTCGCTCTCCGCCGCCGACGCAGCCCGCGCCCGATCCACGGCGTACCACCCGAACCACGCCAGCAGGGCCACCACCCCGCTCGCCAGCACCGCCGTCAGCGCAACCCCCCGCCGGTAGGCCGCCCGCTCGCGCGCCGCAATCTCCGCCCGGCGCCGTTGCTCCCCCGCCTGCCTGGCTTCCAGCGCCCGCAGGCTCGCCGCCAGCTCGCCCGCACTGGCCCACCGCCGGCCCGGCGTTCCCGCCAGACACCGGTTCAAATCCTCCCGAAGCAGCGGATCCTCGATCCGCATGGGCCAGTCCGCCGGGTCCAGAGCGGCCTTGAGATTGCCCACCAGCAACTGCCACAACACCACCCCCAGACTGTAGATGTCCGACCGCGCCGTCGCCGCCCCCCCTTCCAACACCTCGGGCGCCAGATAAAGCATGGTCCCCGACAACTCCGACCTCGATATCCCCGACAAGGTGCGCGTGAACCCGGGCCGCCCCTCCGCCGACGCGATCTCATCCAAAACCACCTGCCCGATCCCGAAATCCGCAATCAGTACATGAACCTCCGCTCCCCCCGAACCCCCAGCCCCCTGATCCCGCACCAGCAGGTTCCCCGGCTTGATGTCCCGGTGCAGGATCCCCGCGTCGTGCGCCGCCTCCAAGGCCTCCGCCGCCTGCGCCACAATCTCGATCCGCGTCCGCAATGGCACTCCTCCCAACCCGTCCGGTCGCTCCGCACACCACGTCTCCAAATCCCGCGCATCCTCCCCCTCCATCATCAAATACCATGGCGGCTCATCCAGGGAAACCTCGTGAAGCTGCACGAAATGCGGGTGACGCCCGATCCGCTCCTTCAGCAGCCGGTACAGCGTATACTCCCGCCTCAACGTTCGCACCTTCGCCTCGCTGGCGCAGAACTTGAACACCCGACGCTGACCCAGCCGCTCATGCTGCCCCAGCCACACCTCCCCGGTGCCACCATCCCCCAGCGGTTCGATCAAACGCCATTCGGTCCCGGGTACCATGGCACCCGCGGCAGGCACCCATGCCGGCACAGGCCTCGCCGGTAGCCCGTAGCTCCCCGACACCCGGGCCATCGCCCGACCCAACGAGGCCACCGAGTAAAATCGATCCGCCGGATCCCGCCGAACCGCCCGCGCCACCAGCAAATCCAGCTCTTCAGGACAATCCGGCAACACATCCTTCAACCGTGGCATCGGCGCGGTCAGGACCGCCTGCCGAACCGCCGCCAGTCGGGTCCCCGGCGGAAACTCGAACAGCCGCCGCCCCGACAGAATCTCGAACAGCACCGCACCCAACGCATACACGTCCACGCTCTGCGACCGCCGGAAATCCGTGTCCAGCCCAAGATGCTGCTCCGGCGCCGCATAGTGGGGCGTTCCCGAGAAATGAGCCGGATCCCCCGCGCTGGTCATC
This DNA window, taken from Verrucomicrobiia bacterium, encodes the following:
- a CDS encoding serine/threonine protein kinase, whose product is MRIPTEGHWRRVEELAEQLGALSAEEALVRLEELAAAGEPPSVLTLVGVWHGLPPIQNGLGPGAVVGGGYTLVEKIGNGGMGAVWRATQRTIERDVALKILHPAVVSAQSLERSLDEVRLLGRLRHPGIVRVFDAGYHEDPVRGPLPYFAMELVDGQALDRWAGAVGDDRKRKLEVMVAVCEAVQAAHDRHIVHRDLKPANILVGSDERPVILDFGIARFLGMTSAGDPAHFSGTPHYAAPEQHLGLDTDFRRSQSVDVYALGAVLFEILSGRRLFEFPPGTRLAAVRQAVLTAPMPRLKDVLPDCPEELDLLVARAVRRDPADRFYSVASLGRAMARVSGSYGLPARPVPAWVPAAGAMVPGTEWRLIEPLGDGGTGEVWLGQHERLGQRRVFKFCASEAKVRTLRREYTLYRLLKERIGRHPHFVQLHEVSLDEPPWYLMMEGEDARDLETWCAERPDGLGGVPLRTRIEIVAQAAEALEAAHDAGILHRDIKPGNLLVRDQGAGGSGGAEVHVLIADFGIGQVVLDEIASAEGRPGFTRTLSGISRSELSGTMLYLAPEVLEGGAATARSDIYSLGVVLWQLLVGNLKAALDPADWPMRIEDPLLREDLNRCLAGTPGRRWASAGELAASLRALEARQAGEQRRRAEIAARERAAYRRGVALTAVLASGVVALLAWFGWYAVDRARAASAAESEARINAQSSQLNELARLATSEAPNRIESVRSVLARVEARSDDERRRMADAYVRVLELEDWSIEEGKGLALDGRGLQAVLEGSSRFLLRQVAGGGVDLIDGLDGRRLWRSEVELEQPAVLALAPMAARAAVGWRRQVILLNGSDGTEEARIALGGPPLSLGWNTRGDILAVGLADGWNEGGVELRAAPDWAVSGILAGDDSGVRSRPPTGLAFSPDDRLLAQWSLHSLELLVWELSVGRIAVCAYHPAPVRKAIWTASNRMIAAAADAYLYAWGIEEGGQRAVRVDRPLARYPAKGDSEAGHPRQWELLARFPRDGYLVAADEAGGVYCFDVLTGRPSVAVTRGSRPVALGRRGDDLVIHREDGGVGALRRVPSPVTRAFASQRLGRIEDFDVAPDGILVACAGSGGVTVFDGNRREHAASGTAAMSRGVRFLTPTSLVASSRFGDLGLVWDGGTLNRGALPLSRAFREVDPEEAPARIVLNVGKSRAAMVRRGRIQWAELGGGEVVEMERPGGGGVEDLAMSGDGGRIAWVDEGLRVWGAGWGDRVAAALPGSGRRVAFVGNRWCVVSGGGEVLVVDVIGANPAVRVDGEWGEDSLMELAVQRTGVVAAGALSSGGIVLGHFRVEESPRLRPVVLLGAGAFSRFERLRFAGGDRWLGAIGEDGQLRVWDVGMILRLLGEENCLPSWAGVEYAGMKSGVPLDTETTH